The window AGTTAAACTAGTTTATACCAATTAGCAAGTTTCACAAGGAGGTTTGGAGTTTAAGAGCATCAACATCTGCTAGCTCTCCTTTTCTTACTTTCACTTTCTCAAATTCGTCCATTATTACGAATCTCACTTTGCTTACTAGCCACTGCCAGTAACAACGTGGTTTTTGCTTTGCCTTTTACAACTCCTTCTTCCTCTTCTTCTTCTTGTTCTGCTTTAACTGACATTAAACACAGAGCTCTCATTGGACATGGGGGTTTGGTATGTTTGACTTGGACCCACAAAATCGTAGTTACAGATGCAGCAGCCAATTGTGCTGCGCCACGTGTTACATTGGACTCAAAAGCGACTGTAAAATGTGACCGGTCCATTACGGTAAATTTTGAATTTTTTTGACAGAGTTGAAAACACTAATAGCCAGATTGTAACATTCGAGATTGATCATTCTTTCCTTATATATACACACGTAGACCATATATGCCATTTACCATATACTCTCTTTTCAGACCAATATAGAGAGAACTTGCAGGGTTTAGAGAGATCTGCAGGTGTTTGTTTGTGTGTGTGAGTGAGAATGATGAAGGTTAGAATGGTGACGGCGACGGTGATGGTGGTGGTGGTAGGCTTTCTAACGACGAGCGCGGCGGCCAAGCTGTATAAGGTGGGAGACGAACAGGGATGGAACCCGAACGTCAATTACACTCAATGGTCCGCCGATAAGGAATTTTACGTCGGCGAGTGGCTCAGTACGTATACCATAATTTCCTCCTCCTCTCTTCGATGCACTACTGTCTGATTATATATGTATGAATCTTTTTCACAAAATTAGGATCTTATAGTTTACAGGTTACATTTCACAAGTCAATGATGGTTGGTTTTGGTGTTGTGTTCCATCCATGTTCATGCCTCTAGTTCCTCAAATGTTTTATCATATTTTATTTAGTTACAATATGTGTGTGTGTGTGTGTAGGCTCTTGGAATTACCATCATAAGTTCATAATTATAATCTTTTCTCAATCTGAAGAGGGTACTTGGTTGATTTTGATATATTCAGATCACTAATTAAAAAGATACATTTAACTCACATGAAGTCTATATTGAATCTAGGGTATGATATTAATTATGATATTTTCAATTTCTTGGCCTTTTATCTTGAATTTAGGTCATGAGACTCATGTGAGTCATGTCTTATATATGAACATCAGTAAATTAGTTAAGTTCTGTAATTTAGTTTTATGGTAATCAATACCATATGAAAGATTTTTGTGTTAAGATCGATTAAAGCTTCGTATGTAAGGTATGGAACTAATGAGGAACACATGATTGATACCAAGGAAGAAAGAAAAAAAAGCAATAATATTCCAAAGTGGAAAAGCAAACAAGTACAGTATAGATTTGTGCATGTCCATTAGTCCATGTAATACTTGTGTTTGATACAGCACTCCATAATTAACCTGCTTATTTAGTTCATTGATTTTGCTTAGCATCAGTATTAACATTGCATGCTTCTCGTGGTGTTTCGAATTAGTATTCAATTTCGACAAGAGGTACTACAATGTGCTGGAGGTGAACAAGACCAGTTATGACAGCTGCAATGACCAAGCGTTCATAACCAACATCACCCGTGGCGGGCGAGATGTGTTTGAACTCAAAGAGGCTAGGCCGTACTACTTCCTCTCAAGCGGAGGATACTGCTACCATGGAATGAAACTTGCTCTTGTTGTCCAAGAACATCCGCCGCTTGCTCCGGCACTGGCTCCAGCTGCGTCGAATGCCTCTCCCAATTCATTAACTTCCTGCCCTCAGATGTCCATTGTGTCCCTCATTGTGATTTCAATTGCTTTGTATCACACTTTAGTTGGTGAGACTTGCAATTAAGTTTGGCTTTTAGAAAGGAGGAAATGGCATTTGTATTCATAGTGATGTCTATGTGACTTGGGATTGTGCTAGGCTAATGACTATCTCATTTACGTTTTTGGCTCGCTTGTGCTTATGTATCTCTATGCATTTAGCATATTAATTCATATATTTGAGTGACGTTCTATCACACTCAATCTAGAAATACATGAAACCTGCAAAATAACACAAAAGTATGACTTGTATATGTATCATATCCTTCAAATTAGGTCTATATTCAAAGAGAATCAACACGATGTATCAAATTGAAATTTCTTTCTAATAAATCGGCCTTGAAAGTCGATTACAGAATCAATATTATGTCTTCGGATAAATTTGGTTTCTCTGTTTGAATTCATTACGGATCTATCCGTTAGTATCAATGCCCATAACATCTAAATTACAAGAACACCCTCGTTAAGTTTCCCTCAGTTTTGTTGACTGACACTGTTGACCCAGCCGCCAAATACACACTTCACTCTTCAGCTCAAAACCGAACTGATATAGTTCTGAGGAGAAGAGAGCACAAAGTGAAAGTGAAATGGCGGTTTCTAGGGATTTTGGTATCTCTGCGGCATTGGGTTCTTGTCCTTTTAAGCACCACCGCCTGGGAAGCTCTTTCCAACCTTCTAAGGTTTGCATCCCAGTATTTTTTTTGTTTTCTGCAAAATAGTTCAAATTTCATGCATTATCTAACTGGGTTTTGCATTTTATCTTCATTTGCGTCATATATTAGTAGGCATTTATTAGTTTGGTACCCAATTTTGGATCTTGACAGCTGCTGGTTCCTATAGTGTGTGAAAGTTTCAACTGCAGAAGAGATAATTTAACATGCATTAAGCTCTCACAATAAGTAGACTTAGTTTAACCCATTAAACATCAATTAGAGGTTTTGGCGAAACAATGATGCTCTTATATCAAAGAATTGGGGTTTAATAAGAATGTGAATAGTTAGCAAGAAATTGTAGAATGTGAAAGTAAAACTGCTACCATCTTGTATTCATCCCTTTTCCTTTTTACCTTTTCTGACCCCTTTAAAGTTGTAGTTTTTAGTCATACAGCCATACAGGACCTATTGTTAGACTTTAGTTAGCTTTTATGTGAAGTAGACACTACAAGTATGGATTTGGCTTTGGTTTCTTCTGAAAAGTATCTGAACCAGAGGTTTAGGACTAAAGCTTAGCACCCTCAGTTCTCTCATTGAATAATATGAAGTGTTTACAATACTTCGTTGTATTAGAATCATCAATAGTCCTCCAGTGGGCACATAATACTCTCATATTTGTTCAATATTGGGGCTTTGAATCTTGAGGAATGCTATAGATACCAGACTGATCAATAACCAATCATCTCTCATGCAGGTAACCTTTAAGGGTTGTTATGGTGGAGGATTAGGTAGCACATGGGAGATGACACAACCAACCTGCTTAAATTCAAAAGGTTTCAAGTCTAACTGTCTCTATAACCAATCGTTCGAGATTGCAAAAGACAGTGAACTTATTCCTGAACCTGTAAGCCAAGAAACAGAAGGCTTTCTTCTTGATGCTATCAATATGAGCTTCTTTGAGCGTCTAAACTTGGCATGGAAGATAATGTTTCCTTCACCATCGACTAGAAGAAATTCCAATGCAAAGATTGCCAAGCAACGCTTGCAGATGATCCTGTTATCTGATCGATGTGCAGTAACTGATGGTGCAAAGCAGAAAATTGTGAGCAACATTGTGGGCGCTCTATCTGACTTTGTGGAGATAGACTCACAGGACAAAGTCCAGCTTAGCGTCTCAGCAGATTCAGAAACAGGCACAGTCTACTCTGTGACAGTTCCTGTTCGGCGCGTGAAGCCTGAACATCAAGCCGTGGATGAGCTTGGCGCCATGACAAATGTTGAGTACAAGGATACCGGGATGTCATCAAATTCTGTTGATGTTAAGTTTGATTTCTACATCCCTAAGAAGTCTGCGTAGAATCCATGCTCATTGGCCCTTTTAGTGGAGTAGATAACCAAGTTGTTTAGTATTCAAGGATCAAAATTTTGAGTTGTAATTTGTAAATGTAAGCTCTTGGTTTGTAGGTAGCATAAACTAGAGTGCGCAGTCACGTGAGAAATGACATTGCCACTATTTTCAAGTCTCAACTCTGTCCCTCATTGTGGTTTCAATTGCTTTGATGACAAATTTTAGTTGGTATAGACTTGCAATCAAGTTTGGCTTATAGAAAGGAGGAAATGGGATTTGTATTCATAGTGATGTTTATGTGACTTGGGATTGTGCTAGGCTGATGAACGATCTCATTTACAATTCTGAAGCTAGAATTGTTCTTACCGCCTGCGCCAAGAACCCAACTGCGTCAAGATCGATAACTTCGGCTTGGACTCCACCGTTGTGGTCGTCGGAGACATCCATGGCCAACTGTAATGTTTTGCAATGGAGAACAGAATCTTCGTCTTCAATGGAGAACAAAGATGAGCTCTTTATTTTGTACCTTAGGGACGAAAAGTCACTATTGTCCCCACGATCTAATCTATTTACGTATCCGGCCGTATCAGACGCGTATTGGCGAGTTTCCGGCCGTTTTACGCTGCTTCCGGC of the Fragaria vesca subsp. vesca linkage group LG6, FraVesHawaii_1.0, whole genome shotgun sequence genome contains:
- the LOC101313339 gene encoding lamin-like protein-like codes for the protein MVTATVMVVVVGFLTTSAAAKLYKVGDEQGWNPNVNYTQWSADKEFYVGEWLIFNFDKRYYNVLEVNKTSYDSCNDQAFITNITRGGRDVFELKEARPYYFLSSGGYCYHGMKLALVVQEHPPLAPALAPAASNASPNSLTSCPQMSIVSLIVISIALYHTLVGETCN
- the LOC101313632 gene encoding cell division topological specificity factor homolog, chloroplastic-like, which codes for MAVSRDFGISAALGSCPFKHHRLGSSFQPSKVTFKGCYGGGLGSTWEMTQPTCLNSKGFKSNCLYNQSFEIAKDSELIPEPVSQETEGFLLDAINMSFFERLNLAWKIMFPSPSTRRNSNAKIAKQRLQMILLSDRCAVTDGAKQKIVSNIVGALSDFVEIDSQDKVQLSVSADSETGTVYSVTVPVRRVKPEHQAVDELGAMTNVEYKDTGMSSNSVDVKFDFYIPKKSA